In one Sphingobium sp. MI1205 genomic region, the following are encoded:
- a CDS encoding Arm DNA-binding domain-containing protein: MKNARLKEKPYKLSDRDGLYLLVKPTGVRYWRMNEVAADARSCPKKGLPAMV; this comes from the coding sequence GTGAAAAACGCTAGGCTCAAGGAGAAGCCGTACAAGCTCTCCGATCGTGATGGCCTTTACCTTCTCGTAAAGCCGACCGGTGTCCGGTACTGGCGCATGAATGAGGTTGCAGCGGATGCGCGATCATGTCCCAAAAAAGGTTTGCCCGCCATGGTGTGA
- a CDS encoding DUF2497 domain-containing protein — protein sequence MGDMSKEPSMEDILSSIKRIIAEEGEEAAQSVSRRGKSDAASKQGAKSADPADPVIDEVLELTDEVGAEEVMPAHKTSRAPLPEAVAEDASILSVESEVAARHSLSTLSSMLVTPKDGEDNTLDGLVRSMLKPMLKEWLDARLPALVEDMVAREIARITSR from the coding sequence ATGGGCGACATGAGCAAGGAACCCTCGATGGAGGACATCCTCTCGTCCATCAAGCGCATTATTGCGGAGGAAGGCGAGGAGGCTGCGCAGTCTGTATCGCGTCGCGGCAAGTCCGATGCTGCGTCTAAACAGGGCGCCAAATCCGCCGATCCTGCCGATCCTGTTATCGATGAAGTGCTGGAACTGACCGACGAGGTTGGAGCGGAGGAAGTGATGCCTGCCCATAAGACATCGCGCGCGCCGCTCCCCGAAGCGGTGGCGGAGGACGCGTCGATCCTGTCCGTGGAAAGCGAAGTCGCCGCGCGACATTCCCTGTCGACGCTGTCCTCCATGCTGGTCACGCCCAAGGATGGAGAGGACAACACGCTCGATGGTCTGGTCCGCTCGATGCTGAAGCCAATGCTCAAGGAATGGCTGGACGCTCGTCTGCCGGCGCTGGTCGAGGACATGGTGGCGAGGGAGATCGCGCGGATCACCAGCCGCTAA
- a CDS encoding ferredoxin reductase family protein, whose translation MDRQPASQPVTGGFWAIRHQLIYLSGILAMGFMALGLVLAARPVQIEPLLGGLDKFYRLHKWFGITGVALAIIHWLLEISPRWMIGWGWLSRPVRNRPPGPAPAPDLLDKLHGAAVGVGEPALYLLILLIALALWKRVPYHWFFRAHRLMAPLFLVLVFHAVVLMDRDYWTAPIGMVMAILLVLGTLAAVTALFRRIGKSRRAVGKIKRLTLYPGNAMLDVAVDVGTAWPEHQAGQFAFLKAGNREGAHPFTISSAWKDDGHLVFSIKGLGDYTRRLPELLHVGQAVSIEGPYGRFDFRGPADRQIWIAGGVGITPFMARLQYLARTQEPQEGKVHLFYSTAAHDEAFVAQVQNLAASSHVNLHLLVTPKDGLLTLERIVEIVPDWIDADIWFCGPAGFGDALYTAMTEAGLPGDNFHQELFEMR comes from the coding sequence ATGGATCGTCAGCCTGCCAGCCAGCCCGTGACCGGCGGTTTCTGGGCCATTCGCCACCAACTCATTTACCTCAGCGGCATCCTGGCGATGGGATTCATGGCGCTTGGTCTCGTACTGGCCGCGCGCCCCGTGCAGATCGAGCCGCTGCTGGGCGGGCTGGATAAATTCTATCGCCTGCACAAATGGTTCGGCATCACGGGCGTTGCGCTGGCCATCATTCACTGGCTGCTTGAAATCTCGCCGCGCTGGATGATCGGCTGGGGCTGGCTGAGCCGGCCGGTGCGCAACCGTCCGCCGGGTCCGGCACCAGCGCCCGATCTCCTCGACAAGCTGCACGGCGCCGCTGTGGGAGTGGGAGAGCCGGCGCTCTATCTGCTGATCCTGCTCATCGCGCTCGCGCTCTGGAAGCGGGTCCCCTATCATTGGTTCTTCCGCGCGCACCGGCTCATGGCGCCGCTCTTCCTGGTCCTCGTCTTCCATGCGGTCGTCCTCATGGATCGCGATTATTGGACGGCGCCGATCGGGATGGTCATGGCCATTCTGCTGGTCCTGGGGACCCTTGCGGCCGTCACCGCCCTTTTCAGACGCATCGGCAAGTCGCGGCGCGCGGTGGGCAAGATCAAGCGTCTGACGCTCTATCCTGGGAATGCCATGCTCGACGTCGCTGTGGATGTGGGGACCGCTTGGCCAGAGCATCAGGCGGGACAATTCGCATTCCTGAAGGCCGGCAATCGAGAGGGCGCGCACCCCTTCACCATCTCATCGGCCTGGAAGGATGATGGGCATCTCGTCTTCAGCATTAAGGGATTGGGCGACTATACCCGCAGGCTGCCGGAACTGCTGCATGTCGGGCAAGCCGTGAGCATCGAAGGCCCCTATGGCCGGTTCGATTTCCGAGGCCCTGCCGATCGGCAGATCTGGATCGCCGGCGGGGTGGGCATCACGCCTTTCATGGCCCGCCTCCAATACCTCGCGCGGACCCAGGAGCCGCAGGAGGGCAAGGTTCACCTTTTCTATTCAACCGCCGCGCACGACGAGGCTTTCGTCGCCCAGGTGCAGAATCTCGCGGCCAGTAGCCATGTGAACCTCCATCTGCTGGTCACGCCAAAGGATGGCCTGCTCACCCTGGAGCGCATCGTCGAAATCGTTCCGGACTGGATCGATGCGGATATCTGGTTTTGCGGACCGGCTGGCTTTGGCGATGCACTCTACACGGCCATGACGGAGGCAGGATTACCCGGAGATAACTTTCATCAGGAACTGTTCGAGATGCGTTAG
- a CDS encoding TolC family outer membrane protein, whose protein sequence is MTAKQVFFRHSAATVLLLLNAGTVRAETLQGALARAYLSNPTLTGTRAQQRATDENVPIRKADGRPDISTTTEFQELLVKPARAFLTPSRSLNGTASINVPIYQGGAVRNGVKAAKVRVEAGQANLRGTEASIFSQVVAAYMDVIRDSAVVSLNEANVSALGVNLQATNDRFEVGDLTRTDVAQSESRLALARSDLQTAQANLIASRENYIALVGSAPDDLEPPPPLPGLPATPETAVQVALADNPDIISARKLREAARYDVKVAKAGVLPTLSGFAQGSYTHYLGSLNEANDPDPSQTNKQVVAGATLRLPLYQGGRPAAQVRQNQALESQAIEQEIEVERGVIAQTRSAYASWQASLQSIESNQKAVEAANLSLEGVRAENSVGSRTILDILNAEQEALNAKVQLVSARRNAYVAGFSLLAAMGHAEADDLSLETGALYNPMVNYDRVRGKWFDWDFDSAAGPQATRTVDTPAQNANVPAGLAQQP, encoded by the coding sequence ATGACAGCAAAGCAGGTGTTCTTTCGGCACTCCGCCGCCACGGTTTTGCTGTTGCTCAACGCTGGGACCGTGCGCGCCGAAACGCTCCAGGGCGCGCTGGCCAGGGCTTATCTTTCCAACCCCACGTTGACGGGCACACGCGCGCAGCAGCGCGCGACCGATGAAAATGTGCCGATCCGCAAGGCGGACGGGCGGCCCGATATCTCCACCACCACCGAATTCCAGGAATTGTTGGTAAAGCCAGCGCGCGCATTCCTGACGCCCAGCCGGTCGCTCAATGGCACCGCGAGCATCAACGTGCCCATTTATCAGGGCGGCGCCGTTCGTAACGGCGTGAAGGCGGCCAAGGTCCGGGTGGAAGCTGGTCAGGCCAATCTCCGCGGTACGGAAGCATCGATTTTTTCCCAGGTCGTGGCCGCCTATATGGATGTCATCCGGGACAGTGCCGTTGTGTCGCTCAATGAGGCGAATGTCAGCGCGCTCGGCGTTAATCTTCAGGCGACCAACGACCGTTTCGAGGTGGGTGATCTCACCCGCACTGACGTAGCCCAGTCCGAATCGCGCCTGGCGCTCGCGCGGTCGGACTTGCAGACGGCGCAGGCCAACCTGATCGCGAGCCGGGAAAATTACATCGCGCTTGTGGGCAGCGCCCCGGACGACCTGGAGCCGCCGCCACCGCTGCCGGGCCTTCCCGCCACGCCGGAAACGGCGGTGCAGGTCGCGCTGGCCGACAATCCTGACATTATTTCCGCCCGCAAGCTGCGCGAAGCGGCGCGTTATGATGTGAAGGTGGCGAAGGCAGGCGTGCTGCCCACCTTGTCGGGCTTCGCGCAGGGCAGTTACACGCACTATCTGGGGTCGCTTAACGAAGCCAACGATCCCGATCCCTCGCAGACCAACAAACAGGTCGTTGCAGGCGCGACTTTACGCCTTCCGCTCTATCAGGGTGGCCGCCCGGCCGCGCAGGTGCGGCAGAACCAGGCGCTTGAATCGCAGGCGATCGAGCAGGAAATCGAAGTGGAGCGCGGGGTCATCGCCCAGACGCGGTCTGCATACGCAAGCTGGCAGGCGTCCTTGCAAAGCATCGAGTCGAACCAGAAGGCGGTGGAGGCGGCCAACCTTTCGCTGGAAGGAGTGCGTGCGGAAAATTCGGTGGGCAGCCGCACCATTCTCGACATATTGAATGCGGAGCAGGAAGCGCTCAACGCCAAGGTCCAGTTGGTTTCCGCGCGGCGCAATGCCTATGTGGCGGGATTCAGCCTGTTGGCGGCAATGGGGCATGCCGAGGCGGACGATCTTAGCCTGGAAACGGGCGCTCTCTACAACCCCATGGTTAATTATGACCGGGTCAGGGGCAAGTGGTTCGATTGGGATTTCGACTCTGCAGCTGGGCCTCAGGCGACGCGAACCGTTGACACGCCTGCACAAAATGCCAATGTGCCTGCTGGGTTGGCTCAACAACCTTAA
- a CDS encoding helix-turn-helix transcriptional regulator, producing MTIVVALQALATLFFLVDFAGDMVGESFGRHVMIEGAAAIALLAAVVLGALHVRSLVVAARQDEIAVAIARGAAAELIQLRFAQWKLTKAEADVALFALKGCDVHDIAQLRGAAAGTVRAQLTRVYAKAGVGSQSSLIALFLEELIDPAMLRSDADQKTVT from the coding sequence ATGACGATCGTCGTGGCCTTGCAGGCTCTGGCGACGCTCTTCTTCCTCGTCGACTTTGCGGGTGACATGGTCGGCGAAAGCTTCGGCCGCCATGTAATGATCGAGGGGGCCGCGGCCATTGCTCTGCTCGCGGCGGTGGTGCTGGGCGCGCTTCATGTCAGATCGCTTGTTGTTGCCGCGCGGCAGGACGAGATCGCCGTCGCCATTGCAAGGGGCGCGGCCGCCGAACTGATCCAGCTGCGCTTTGCGCAGTGGAAGCTGACGAAGGCCGAGGCAGACGTGGCGCTCTTCGCGCTCAAGGGATGCGACGTGCATGACATTGCGCAGCTTAGAGGGGCTGCGGCGGGCACCGTGAGGGCGCAGCTCACGAGGGTGTATGCCAAGGCCGGGGTCGGTTCGCAGTCGTCCTTGATCGCCCTGTTCCTCGAGGAGCTGATCGATCCGGCCATGCTACGATCGGACGCCGATCAGAAGACGGTGACCTGA
- a CDS encoding cytochrome b/b6 domain-containing protein — translation MTSETSRPHRWDPVVKLTHWSIVLAVLANAIVTEEGSSVHIWVGYALAAILALRLLWGLIGPGEARFTAFPFSPSRALAHIREIRGGRKSEHPSHNPLGALMVYAIWSCLLVIIVTGIAMAGLPGTSERHGEAGAASESYSKSIDVREATEQDDRDEGADLRSGGERKEGGEEGEEGPLAEIHETAANLLYVLILLHIAGVIFETRRRGRQVVLAMLPGHR, via the coding sequence ATGACGAGTGAGACGAGCCGACCCCATCGATGGGATCCGGTCGTCAAGCTGACGCACTGGTCCATCGTTCTGGCCGTGCTGGCCAACGCGATCGTGACTGAAGAGGGATCGAGCGTCCACATCTGGGTGGGCTATGCTCTGGCCGCCATTCTGGCCCTGCGGCTGCTCTGGGGACTGATCGGGCCGGGTGAGGCGCGCTTCACCGCCTTTCCGTTCAGCCCATCCCGTGCGCTGGCCCATATCCGCGAGATTCGTGGGGGCCGAAAGAGCGAGCACCCGTCCCACAATCCACTGGGCGCTCTCATGGTTTATGCGATCTGGTCTTGTCTGCTCGTCATCATCGTCACTGGCATTGCAATGGCCGGTCTACCCGGGACGAGCGAGCGGCATGGGGAAGCAGGCGCTGCGTCCGAGAGCTACAGCAAGTCGATTGATGTCCGGGAGGCTACGGAGCAGGATGACCGCGATGAGGGCGCAGACCTGCGGTCTGGCGGCGAACGTAAGGAAGGTGGCGAAGAAGGTGAGGAAGGACCGCTCGCTGAGATCCACGAGACGGCAGCCAACCTGCTGTATGTCCTCATCCTGCTCCACATCGCCGGGGTGATCTTTGAGACGCGCCGCCGCGGTCGACAAGTTGTTCTGGCGATGCTTCCGGGGCACCGCTAA
- a CDS encoding valine--tRNA ligase, with product MTELPKTFDPAEIESRWYAHWESKGLFRPERPEAEPFTIVNPPPNVTGSLHIGHALDNTLQDIVIRYERLRGKDALWVVGTDHAGIATQMVVERQLNAAGQKRTDFSRDDFVAKVWKWKAESGGAITRQLRRLGCSMDWANERFTMDEGFSKAVLKVFVELHKRGLLYRDKRLVNWDPHFRSAISDLEVETKEVKGGFWHFRYPLADGVKLANGADHIVVATTRPETMLADMAVAVHPDDPRYKDVIGKDILQPITGRRFQVVADEYADPELGSGAVKITPGHDFNDFEVGKRAGFKAADMLNMFDADANVIQTTDGLIPERFLGLHRFKRDGVDGARELVVAEMKALGMLVPHVSKTKDSEEVEADAEPRTIQTPFGDRSGVVIEPWLTDQWYVDAEKLAVAPMQAVRDGRIEIVPKTWEKTFFNWMENIQPWCVSRQLWWGHQIPAWYDEDGNPYVAESEQEAQALAGNRRLTRDPDVLDTWFSSALWPFGTLGWPEQSETLNRHYPNDLLISGFDILFFWDARMAMQGMEFMGDVPWRKLYLHGLVRAADGQKMSKSKGNVVDPLGLIDKFGADALRFFMSAMESQGRDVKMDEKRVEGYRNFATKLWNAARFLQSNGVTASTAHEAPHAEAPANRWIIAETIATVQAIDTAMAELRFDAAANAIYHFVWDQFCDWYIELTKGSMDEETRAVAGWAFDQILVMLHPFMPFITEELWNLTGARENELIVARWPQALYAVDSEAQAEIDWLIRLISAMRTARTELNVPPGAKLAVVVHDASEETRRRIDRQGGALARIGRVESLSFGDAVEGGAAQVVVDEATFILPLEGVIDIAAEKARLAKALASAEKERDSLSGRLSNASFVEKAKPEAVAKAREDHAEKAAEAERLKAALDRLA from the coding sequence ATGACCGAACTGCCCAAAACATTTGACCCCGCCGAAATCGAATCCCGCTGGTACGCCCATTGGGAAAGCAAGGGCCTGTTCCGGCCCGAACGTCCTGAGGCCGAGCCGTTCACGATCGTCAACCCGCCGCCGAATGTGACGGGCAGCCTGCATATCGGCCATGCGCTCGACAATACGCTGCAGGACATCGTGATCCGGTATGAGCGGCTGCGGGGCAAGGACGCATTGTGGGTCGTGGGCACCGACCATGCGGGGATCGCGACGCAGATGGTCGTCGAACGGCAGCTCAACGCTGCGGGGCAGAAGCGCACCGATTTTTCGCGCGATGATTTCGTTGCAAAGGTCTGGAAATGGAAGGCGGAAAGCGGTGGCGCGATCACACGCCAGCTTCGTCGCCTGGGCTGCTCGATGGATTGGGCCAATGAGCGCTTTACGATGGACGAAGGCTTTTCAAAGGCCGTCCTGAAGGTTTTCGTGGAGTTGCACAAACGCGGTCTGCTGTACCGCGACAAGCGGCTGGTGAACTGGGATCCGCATTTCCGCTCAGCCATCTCGGACCTTGAGGTCGAGACGAAGGAAGTGAAGGGCGGTTTCTGGCATTTCCGCTATCCGCTCGCCGATGGCGTGAAGCTGGCGAACGGCGCGGACCATATCGTCGTCGCGACTACGCGGCCTGAAACGATGCTGGCGGACATGGCCGTCGCCGTTCATCCCGACGACCCGCGTTACAAGGATGTCATCGGCAAGGACATCCTCCAGCCGATTACCGGCCGCCGGTTCCAGGTCGTGGCCGATGAATACGCCGACCCGGAATTGGGTTCGGGCGCGGTCAAGATTACCCCGGGGCATGACTTCAACGACTTTGAAGTGGGCAAGCGCGCGGGGTTCAAGGCCGCCGACATGCTCAACATGTTCGATGCCGACGCCAATGTTATCCAGACGACTGACGGCCTGATCCCCGAGCGCTTCCTGGGCCTGCATCGGTTCAAGCGTGACGGCGTCGATGGCGCGCGTGAGCTGGTGGTGGCGGAGATGAAGGCGCTGGGCATGCTGGTGCCGCATGTCAGCAAGACGAAGGATAGCGAAGAAGTCGAGGCCGATGCCGAGCCGCGGACCATCCAGACGCCCTTTGGCGACCGTTCGGGCGTGGTGATCGAACCGTGGCTGACCGACCAATGGTATGTCGATGCTGAAAAGCTGGCAGTCGCCCCAATGCAGGCGGTGCGTGACGGGCGGATCGAGATCGTTCCCAAGACTTGGGAAAAGACCTTCTTCAACTGGATGGAGAATATCCAGCCCTGGTGTGTGTCGCGTCAGCTGTGGTGGGGGCATCAGATTCCGGCATGGTATGACGAGGACGGCAATCCCTATGTCGCGGAAAGCGAACAGGAAGCGCAGGCGCTTGCCGGTAACAGGAGGCTCACCCGCGACCCCGACGTACTCGACACCTGGTTCTCCTCCGCGCTCTGGCCTTTTGGTACGTTGGGCTGGCCCGAGCAGAGCGAGACGCTCAACCGCCATTATCCCAACGACCTGCTGATTTCCGGTTTTGACATCCTGTTCTTCTGGGATGCGCGCATGGCGATGCAGGGGATGGAGTTCATGGGCGATGTGCCGTGGCGCAAACTTTACCTGCATGGGCTGGTGCGCGCGGCGGATGGGCAGAAAATGTCCAAGTCCAAGGGCAATGTCGTCGATCCGCTCGGCCTGATCGACAAGTTCGGCGCGGACGCGCTGCGTTTCTTCATGTCTGCCATGGAAAGCCAGGGCCGCGATGTGAAGATGGATGAGAAGCGCGTCGAGGGATATCGCAACTTCGCGACCAAGCTGTGGAATGCGGCGCGCTTCCTGCAATCCAATGGCGTCACGGCCTCGACGGCCCATGAAGCGCCCCACGCGGAAGCTCCGGCAAACCGCTGGATCATCGCCGAGACGATCGCGACCGTGCAGGCGATCGACACCGCGATGGCCGAACTGCGTTTCGACGCGGCCGCCAACGCCATCTATCACTTCGTCTGGGACCAGTTTTGCGACTGGTATATCGAACTGACGAAGGGGTCGATGGATGAGGAAACCCGCGCCGTCGCGGGCTGGGCGTTCGACCAGATACTCGTGATGCTGCATCCCTTCATGCCGTTCATCACCGAAGAGTTATGGAACCTGACCGGCGCGCGCGAAAACGAGCTGATCGTGGCCCGGTGGCCGCAGGCGCTTTACGCGGTGGATAGCGAGGCGCAGGCCGAGATCGACTGGCTGATCCGCCTGATCAGCGCGATGCGAACGGCGCGCACCGAACTTAACGTGCCGCCGGGCGCCAAGCTCGCCGTGGTGGTGCATGACGCGTCAGAGGAGACGCGCCGCCGGATAGATCGCCAGGGCGGGGCGCTCGCGCGCATCGGACGGGTTGAAAGCCTGTCCTTCGGCGATGCGGTCGAAGGGGGAGCGGCGCAGGTCGTCGTCGATGAAGCGACATTCATCCTGCCGCTGGAAGGCGTTATCGATATTGCTGCGGAGAAGGCGCGTCTCGCCAAGGCGCTCGCCAGCGCGGAGAAGGAGCGCGACTCCCTGTCCGGTCGTCTGTCCAATGCCAGTTTCGTGGAAAAGGCGAAGCCCGAAGCGGTGGCCAAGGCGCGCGAGGACCATGCTGAAAAAGCCGCCGAGGCGGAAAGACTGAAGGCTGCGTTGGACCGGCTCGCCTGA
- a CDS encoding protein-L-isoaspartate O-methyltransferase family protein, whose product MTDQNFSSMRTAMVESQLRTSDVDDQRVIAAMAHVPREDFVPVARRAMAYVDRPIPLENGRALNPPLVTGRLLTEAQVEEGDRVLLIGAATGYSAALLAELGAKVTAVEASDGPQLLGSAATVVRGPLAAGAPDNALYDLLFIDGAVEEVPAALVQQLADGARVVTGIVERGVTRLCSGRVVSGVLGLASLADLEMVVLPGFSAPERFVF is encoded by the coding sequence GTGACCGATCAGAATTTTTCATCGATGCGGACCGCAATGGTCGAAAGCCAGCTTCGTACCAGCGATGTCGATGACCAGCGCGTGATCGCCGCAATGGCGCACGTGCCGCGCGAGGATTTCGTGCCGGTCGCGCGCCGGGCGATGGCCTATGTCGATCGCCCGATCCCGCTGGAAAACGGGCGTGCGCTCAATCCGCCGCTGGTGACCGGGCGCCTGCTGACGGAAGCGCAGGTTGAAGAGGGCGACCGCGTCCTGCTGATCGGCGCCGCGACCGGCTACAGCGCCGCTCTTCTGGCGGAGCTCGGGGCGAAGGTCACCGCCGTGGAGGCCAGCGATGGGCCGCAGCTGCTGGGCTCCGCAGCTACTGTCGTGCGTGGTCCGCTCGCTGCAGGTGCTCCTGATAATGCGCTCTACGATCTGCTGTTCATTGATGGAGCCGTGGAGGAAGTGCCCGCCGCGCTCGTTCAGCAACTTGCCGATGGCGCGCGCGTCGTTACGGGTATTGTCGAGCGAGGCGTCACGCGGCTGTGCAGCGGGCGGGTGGTGTCGGGCGTGCTTGGCCTTGCCAGTCTGGCGGATTTGGAGATGGTTGTTCTGCCCGGTTTTTCAGCGCCGGAGCGTTTCGTTTTTTAA